The sequence below is a genomic window from Candidatus Binataceae bacterium.
CTCATCGTCGCCAGCCGGCCTATTCTTCCGCTGGAGCTCTCGGACGAGGCGTACTACCACGGGGATACCGTGTTGTGCTCCTTCGGACCACGGCGCGAATATCTGCTGGCCTATATGGATGGGCTAACCCAGGAGTCGCGTATGCGCCTGCGTGGCGCATTCGGTCCCGACCTGATCGAGCTCGACAGTGTCGATGCGGCCCGGTACGCGGCCAACTCATTTCAGATTATCAGCGAAGGGAGATGTGGTTTGATCCTTCCCTCGGGTTTGAGCTTGAGGACGCTCGCCCAAATTCGGGACCGCGGCGTCGAGCCGATCTCAGTTGACGTGAGCGAGTTTCTCGCCAAGGGCGGCGGCTCTATAAAGTGCATGATTCTCGATCTCGGTCCCACCTCCGAGCTGCCGGACGACAACGGCCCCACGTCGTTTCGGGCGCGTCGCAATTATTCCCACATGTTCCCGCCGGGTTAGTGATCCTATGCCTTCGCCACCTTCATTTCTGCTCCGGGCGGCCGGGCCGAGGGACCATCGGCAGATTCTGCGCCTGGCGCGCGAGCTGGACTCGACCAGTCTACCGACGGATTCCACGGAGCTTGCGGAGGTGCTCGAGCACTCCAAGGCGGCGTTCGCAGGGAAAATAAGCGACCGCGCCAGGGCCAAATACGTATTCGCCGCGGAGGAGATAAGCCGGCGAAGAATCGTTGCCGCTTCCATGATTATCGGCAAGCACGGCACTCCTAGCTCGCCCCACTACTATTTCCAAGTCGACGCGGACGAGCGCTACTCGCACACCCTGCAGCGCATGTTCCGTCATACCTACCTGAGGCTTCGCCACTCGATGGACGGACCGACGGAAATCGGCGGTCTGATTGTGGCTGCCCCGATGCGTGGTCATCCAGAGCGAATCGGCAAGCAGATTTCATGGGTGCGCTTCGCATACATTGCACGCAATCGTCGCCGCTTTGAGCGCCACGTTATCGCGGAAATGCTGCCGCCGACCCAGCCAGGTCATGGAAATCGCTTCTGGGATCACTACGGCCGACTGGTCACCGGACTCTCCTATCGCCAGGCCGATCGGCTCTCGACCCGCGACAAGGAATTCATTCGCGCGTTGTTTCCCGACGCGCCGATTTATGTGTTGATGCTCCCCGAGGAAATTCGCAACGCTATCGGCGAGGTCGGCGAGGATACGCGCGGAGCCCTGCGAATTCTTGAGCAGGCCGGCCTGCGCTACCTGAACCAGATAGATCCCTTTGATGGTGGACCGTACTATGGTTGCGCCGTCAATGAGATTGTACCGGTCAGGAGCTGCTCCAGTTATCGAGCCTCAGCGGGGCCACCCCCCGGCGGCGCGGTGCGTTACCTGATTGCGCGGCAAGATGCGCGCGGATACCGCGCACTCGCATCCACCGCGGAAATGAGGAAAGGACAGATCATCCTTCCTCCTCGAATCTTCGAAATCCTCAAGATCCAAGAAGGTGATCAGGTCGATTGTGTACCTCTAGATGCTTGATGCCGCCGGCATGCTCAGCGAGCGCAGGGACCGGCCATTGATTCTCTTCGCGAAATAGAGGGACTTTGACGAGAGGGGAAGCGCCAACGTCTCTGTTCGACGGAGAAGAAAATCATGAGCGAAATGGGGTTGTTCGAAACGATCCATTCCGCGCGCGCGATCAGACACTTCCGGTCGGACCCGGTGCCCCACGAACTTCTCACCAAGGTTCTGGAGGCGGCGATCCAGGCACCATCCGCGGGAAGCCGCCAGAACTGGCTGTTCGTGGTCGTTACCGATGACGCACAGCGGCGCAATATCGGCGACCTCTACCGCCGGGCGAGTGCGTGGGTTAGGGAGGTCTATCTGAGCAACAGCCGACCAGGCCATATGACCGAGGAGCAATACGCCAGACTTATGGCTGGGGGTGTCTACCTGCACGAGCATATGGGCGAGGCACCGGTTCTGCTACTCCCCTGCCTGCGAGTAACGCCACGCATACTGCCGGCATCAATTCCGCCGGAGGTGCGCACGGAGATGGAGTCGACCGCTCCATGGGTGGCAGGTGCTTCCATCTATCCCGCCGTGCAAAACATTATCCTCGCCTGCCGCGCGCTCGGTCTGGGAACGGTGCTTACCACCAATCACGTGCTGCTCGAAGCTGAGGTCAAACGCGCGCTCGAGCTTCCGGAAGATGTGCGCACTTTTGGGCTAATGCCGATCGGCTATACCGACGACAAGTTCGGCGCGGTCAAACGTCGGCCCCTCAGCGAAGTGGCGCTCCACGATCGCTTCGGAAGTCCGTGGCGCAGCTGAGCGGTCGTCAAGCTACAGCATGCGGGGCGGCTTAAGATCGCTCCCCAGCGTCGCTTTGAACGATTTCGACAGGCGCTCCACCGTCCACGGCTCATCGCCCATCAGGATTCGTTCGGGCGCCAAGTGAGAATAGCGCGTGATCCGGTAGCCCATCGCGCCGAAACATTGCCCATTGACGTACTGGGCTTCGTCGCTCGCCAGGAATACCACTATGGGCGCGACGTTAGCCGGGTCCATGATGGTGTTGGTCGCGCTGCTGGACTCGCGGAAAGGGCCGCCCGGCGTTCTCCCTGCGGGAATCGAATCGGTCATGCGGGTCGAGGCTCCCGGCATGATCGCGTTGACGGTTACGTTATACTTCGCCAGCGCCACCGCGCTGCTGTAAGTCAGTCCGAGGATCGCCGCTTTGGCGGCGGCGTAGTTGGGCTGACCCGGAGCTCCGAGCGCGGCACCGGAAGAGAAGTTGATGATCCTGCCCAGCTTGCGCTCGCGCATGTGGGCCGAGGCTGGCCGCATGGTGCAGTAATGACCCTTGAGATGGACACGAATGACCTCGTCCCATTCTTCCTCGCTCATGTTAAAGATCATTCGATCCCTCAGGATGCCGGCGACGTTAACCAGGATATCGAGCTTGCCGAACTCCTTTATCGCCACATTAACGAGGCCCTCGCCACCGCTCACCGTCGCGATGTCCAG
It includes:
- a CDS encoding SDR family oxidoreductase — translated: MGILDGKAAAVTGSGRGIGRAVAKALAANGAAVVVNDRGVTVEGKEEPTTPADEVVKEIKAAGGVAVANRLDIATVSGGEGLVNVAIKEFGKLDILVNVAGILRDRMIFNMSEEEWDEVIRVHLKGHYCTMRPASAHMRERKLGRIINFSSGAALGAPGQPNYAAAKAAILGLTYSSAVALAKYNVTVNAIMPGASTRMTDSIPAGRTPGGPFRESSSATNTIMDPANVAPIVVFLASDEAQYVNGQCFGAMGYRITRYSHLAPERILMGDEPWTVERLSKSFKATLGSDLKPPRML
- a CDS encoding arginine N-succinyltransferase yields the protein MPSPPSFLLRAAGPRDHRQILRLARELDSTSLPTDSTELAEVLEHSKAAFAGKISDRARAKYVFAAEEISRRRIVAASMIIGKHGTPSSPHYYFQVDADERYSHTLQRMFRHTYLRLRHSMDGPTEIGGLIVAAPMRGHPERIGKQISWVRFAYIARNRRRFERHVIAEMLPPTQPGHGNRFWDHYGRLVTGLSYRQADRLSTRDKEFIRALFPDAPIYVLMLPEEIRNAIGEVGEDTRGALRILEQAGLRYLNQIDPFDGGPYYGCAVNEIVPVRSCSSYRASAGPPPGGAVRYLIARQDARGYRALASTAEMRKGQIILPPRIFEILKIQEGDQVDCVPLDA
- a CDS encoding nitroreductase family protein — protein: MSEMGLFETIHSARAIRHFRSDPVPHELLTKVLEAAIQAPSAGSRQNWLFVVVTDDAQRRNIGDLYRRASAWVREVYLSNSRPGHMTEEQYARLMAGGVYLHEHMGEAPVLLLPCLRVTPRILPASIPPEVRTEMESTAPWVAGASIYPAVQNIILACRALGLGTVLTTNHVLLEAEVKRALELPEDVRTFGLMPIGYTDDKFGAVKRRPLSEVALHDRFGSPWRS